TATTCAAACCCCAAGCATAGCTGCTTGAGTCGTGTACCGTTGTCCTTCTCATGTCTCTTTTGTACTTGCCCTCGAAGGCGCCGGGCACTGCTCGATGCCTGCGAACGTTTCAGTCTTGCCCTTTAAACTGATTGCACTCACATAACGCAGGTGTTGTCCCAGATTACAAGATCCCCGTCATTTTTCCACTCTACGGAGCAGACATATCTTGGTGAACTGCAGTGATCAAGCAAGGTCTTGATCTCTGCTTGACCGTGCTCAAGTGGGAGCGACTCGATTTTATACGCGTGATTGGCAATATACAAATTCTGAGACTGTTGTCAGTTGAGACTAGCTTTTAATAATGGAGTGGCTCACTGTGCGTCCTGAGGGCTCGTGAACCTGGACCAATTTATGTTTTCCGAAAGGATGGCTGGTAGGAAGAAACTGCACAATGGTCAGATTTCCCATGCTTTCGGACATCAAGGATGAAATTATTCCATTACCTTTTCCTGATCCAGGAGAGGTTCACCAGGATTCGCGACACGTCTGGAATGATGCTGTGAGTGCCAAAGGACCCAGTCCTTGATGGTCTCTTTGCGTTCTTCTGGAAGATCATCATAGGCGGTGCGAGTATCCGCAAACTACATTGATCATACTCAGTCAGGGATGGATACAATACTGTACAAGTTTAGGCATGACGACGCACCTCGGTGTTTCCTCCTGTCCCTGCAGGAGGCAGTTCATGAGCTAGCAATAATGACTGACGAGATATGAGTCACTAAAACAGTTAGGCAACGATTCTCTACTCACATAACCTGCTCGGCGGGGATTGAAGGACGAGTCACAGTGGAAGATTGTATTGCCCTTGACAATTTAGTGAGATTGAGCTCTCCCGTTGGCTTCATACAACAAGCACTGGACTTACTCGATTGATTATAGCTCTTTGTCCAGTGGGTTGAAAGATATTGCCTTCGGCATCGACGTTACTGACATCAAATAGCCTGTGAAGTTCCAGTCAGTCAAGCTCTGGAATCATGGCACTGCCCACAATGGATGTAGCCAGGATACGAAGCTGTCTCACTCGTCATATGCAAGCCGATTGATACGACCCAACTTGTTGTAAGGTTTCACGTCATCTAGCTCCCCAAAAAAGCTAGACATTTCAACGTGTTTCTTATCGTTCAGTCCTGTCTTTCGGAAAATCAAGACCCCATACTGTTCGGGTTAGGGTATAATTTGAATCCTTTGTCAATGGTTTTCGTAAATGACTGCGGATCTGTCACATACCTTTGCCAGGCCTTTTTTGATCTCCTCAACAACTTCGGGGGTGATATTGTCAAAGTCGACTCCCGATGCCTCGGCCACGAAAGTCGGATGAAGGGGTGTATAGTTTATGGTCATTTGCAGGttaattcttcttctgaaaGTCGGTCGACAAATGCGCGAAGAAGGGATCGTTAGCCTGCTGCACGCACCTTGCTTTTATATGTTGCAAGTGAACATGATGTGCAATGACATTTTGCAAAAATGTTGCTTTTTATGTTAGATAAATTATCGAGATACGTTCTTCTGGATATGCATTTATGAAGAAAAATGCGAGATTTTTCTATTGCGAAATGCGACATACGAGATGATTCATCAGAAATACGAGATGCACGATCAGAAATACGAGATATGATCACAAATACGAGATGTATGATCAGAAATGCGAGATGTATGATCAGAAATGCGAGATGTATGATCACAAATACGAAATCCCATGCGTCGAAATGCGAGATACATCTTTAAGGATATGTCTTTTTCACCCTGACTTATATGTGATAAATATGATAAAGAACAGAACACATGATCATCGTTATTGCATACACCATTGAGCACCGCACGGTTAATATCGGCAGACCCCGACTGGACCCCAAATAAAAAACCttaattattattattatctcAATCATCAACGACTCGGCCTCCTCCGGCCCCAAGGGACCGGCCCGGTAACTTGAAAATAATTCAGTACTCGGTATTCACGTGATTCTCGGACGCACGGCAATCTCGCACATACTTTTTACGTGTCACATGTACGTATCACACTTGTATTTCACCATGAATTATCATATTTATTATTTGTATACATCTCAACAATACATTTACAGCTACACAAATCCAGGAGGCACCTGATGAGCCCCACATGCATGCACAAGTGGCAGTTGAGCTCCCATCCCGCTGCGTCTGACTCGAGCATTACGCCTATGCTTCCGTCctagcctcttcttcttcctccgcttTCCTTACATGTCACTTCTTACTTCCCTGGCTAGCATTTCCTGGGCGGCTTTGACACTGGCCAGTTCCTTCTACAGGTGCGGGTTTCAGGCCATCAACTGCACATTGGCCTTTTTCTTAGGCATGGTTGGGAAACGCGCCGACGCCCGCTCTCGGACGGTAGGATTGTTCGCGCGAAGGATGCGGAGGTTGTGGGGGGTAAGATGGTCCCTAGTGGCAACCTGAAGGGAAGAAGTGCTCGGCGCTTGCTCCTCAATGTCCACAATGTTGTTGAAGGGTGTCTATGAATGCataaagaaagaaagaaagaaactATTATAGAATCTAAAAGAAAATCTACCACGCAACTCCCTCGCCACAAACGATCTCTCTCGGAATTCGTATCCTAggctcccatcttctcgctcatccAACACACGACGCAGGGTCAAGAGGAAACAGGCCCAATTTTCTCCAAGCTTCTCCAATTTGGGGTGAGGTTGCCGTCTCTAGCCACGCCCTCTGGCGCCAGTCCCAAAAAAACCCTTGGCCACCCCTCTTAAGGGGGTTCCCAACCTGGTAGGCTATCCAATTGTCGATGGTATGCTACTTTAAGggtgttgaagatgtcgaCGTCGAGGGGTTGGAATCTGCCGCTCATTTTCGCCGGAAGGAGAATGACATGTTCCGAGCTCAATAAGCTTCAAAGAAATCAACTTTGATGTGCAATTCAGCACCGTCGAGGATGAGTAGGCGTTGATCACGACTGCCACTGGCAACCATCGGGAGGGACAGGGATCAAAGGCGTCTTATTACAAGCCATTTCAACAACACATACCTGTTGATCCAGCCTGAATCGGTGTTGATAGTAGCGAACTGGCGCACCCTgtcgtcctcctcccgcACCTTGACCAGCATCCTTGCAGTCGTGCGCTTTGATATATGATGAGTGGAGGAACTGGGGCAGAGTCGATGATGCCGATGCTGTTGAAGTGGAGGGTATCCGCCCTAATACGCATCCCTATTCGGTGATAGCCCGGCGTGGTGCCTctgtctttctcttttgttcttctttcgtaCCTTTCTAttctcttttgttcttcggcatTATTGCCCATATTCCTTATTGTTCTTCGGCACGATGTAGGCTCAGAGCTCTTGTACTGCctaatatatatataaagaTCCCTGCATCATACATCATGTATCATCaattcttttccttgatcATACGATCGGATTCGCTCTCCTTTAGATGCAAGCCACAGGTGTGATGATGTGCTCGTCTGACGGTGGTACAGCTTGGCCATTCTTTGGATGGGTACGAGGCGCAACTCTCCCCACTCTTCGAGAGCTCGAAAGCAACTTTGTCCACGTTGAAGATAAGGTGGGGGCGTAATGGCCAGTATTGTATGCAAGCCTCTTTGACCTGCAAAAAGCGTTTAAAATAATTAGTCTCGAGAAACACTAAAAGACATGTACAATGTAGTAGTAACCACCGACACCCTTGCCCATTACAATAACGATGACATATGCACAATACAAAGTGGATCTATCTATCGActtgaaagagatgatCTCGTATCCTCGGTATGCCTTGAACCAAAACAAACTCGCAATGAATCCAATAAGTCCAATAATCGTTTGATGTCTTGAAAGGATAATTAATTGACATCGCGCCGCAAGAAGGAGGTTTGTCCCCCTCAAGCGGCCCCTCCGGCCAAGAGACAAGGTACAAAGTCAGTCAGTAAGCA
This Cryptococcus neoformans var. neoformans JEC21 chromosome 9 sequence DNA region includes the following protein-coding sequences:
- a CDS encoding 2,4-dichlorophenoxyacetate alpha-ketoglutarate dioxygenase, putative, with protein sequence MTINYTPLHPTFVAEASGVDFDNITPEVVEEIKKGLAKYGVLIFRKTGLNDKKHVEMSSFFGELDDVKPYNKLGRINRLAYDELFDVSNVDAEGNIFQPTGQRAIINRGNTIFHCDSSFNPRRAGYSLLLAHELPPAGTGGNTEFADTRTAYDDLPEERKETIKDWVLWHSQHHSRRVANPGEPLLDQEKFLPTSHPFGKHKLVQVHEPSGRTNLYIANHAYKIESLPLEHGQAEIKTLLDHCSSPRYVCSVEWKNDGDLVIWDNTCVMHRAVPGAFEGKYKRDMRRTTVHDSSSYAWGLNTVGDTWRSGLP